The Benincasa hispida cultivar B227 chromosome 11, ASM972705v1, whole genome shotgun sequence genome has a segment encoding these proteins:
- the LOC120091233 gene encoding agamous-like MADS-box protein AGL15 isoform X4, with protein MGRGKIEIKRIENANSRQVTFSKRRAGLLKKAQELAILCDAEVAVIIFSNTGKLFEFSSSGMKHTLARYNKCVESSETTVDVHKVEKQEHEEVDILRDEITTLQMKQLQLLGKDLTGLGFKELQNLEQQLNEGLLLVKEKKLLMEQLEQSREQRAMLENETLRRQVNELRCLFPPVDCQLPAYLEYCSLEQKNIGIRSPDIACNSEIERGDSDTTLHLGLPSHVYCKRKEGERDTHSNDSGSQMGLL; from the exons ATGGGTCGAGGGAAGATTGAAAtcaaaaggattgagaatgCTAATAGCAGGCAAGTTACATTCTCGAAGAGACGAGCTGGGTTGCTTAAGAAGGCTCAAGAGCTTGCTATTCTTTGTGATGCTGAAGTTGCTGTTATTATCTTCTCTAATACTGGCAAGCTTTTCGAGTTTTCTAGTTCTGG CATGAAGCATACTCTTGCAAGATACAACAAATGTGTAGAATCTTCAGAGACTACAGTAGACGTGCACAAGGTCGAG AAGCAAGAGCATGAGGAGGTAGACATTCTAAGAGACGAAATAACAACTCTTCAAATGAAACAATT ACAGCTATTGGGAAAGGATCTCACCGGTTTAGGCTTCAAAGAGTTGCAGAACCTGGAGCAACAACTAAATGAAGGGCTATTACTGGTGAAAGAGAAGAAG TTACTGATGGAGCAACTAGAGCAATCAAGG GAACAACGAGCAATGCTTGAGAACGAAACTCTGCGGAGACAG GTCAATGAGCTTCGGTGTCTGTTTCCGCCGGTTGATTGTCAGCTTCCTGCTTATCTTGAATACTGCTCTCTTGAACAGAAGAATATTGGCATTAGAAGCCCTGATATAGCCTGCAACTCCGAAATTGAAAGAGGAGATTCAGACACCACCTTGCACTTGGG GCTGCCATCTCATGTTTATTGCAAGAGAAAGGAGGGTGAGAGAGATACTCATTCAAATGATTCAGGGAGCCAAATGGGCCTACTATga
- the LOC120091233 gene encoding agamous-like MADS-box protein AGL15 isoform X3 gives MGRGKIEIKRIENANSRQVTFSKRRAGLLKKAQELAILCDAEVAVIIFSNTGKLFEFSSSGMKHTLARYNKCVESSETTVDVHKVEKQEHEEVDILRDEITTLQMKQLQLLGKDLTGLGFKELQNLEQQLNEGLLLVKEKKEQLLMEQLEQSREQRAMLENETLRRQVNELRCLFPPVDCQLPAYLEYCSLEQKNIGIRSPDIACNSEIERGDSDTTLHLGLPSHVYCKRKEGERDTHSNDSGSQMGLL, from the exons ATGGGTCGAGGGAAGATTGAAAtcaaaaggattgagaatgCTAATAGCAGGCAAGTTACATTCTCGAAGAGACGAGCTGGGTTGCTTAAGAAGGCTCAAGAGCTTGCTATTCTTTGTGATGCTGAAGTTGCTGTTATTATCTTCTCTAATACTGGCAAGCTTTTCGAGTTTTCTAGTTCTGG CATGAAGCATACTCTTGCAAGATACAACAAATGTGTAGAATCTTCAGAGACTACAGTAGACGTGCACAAGGTCGAG AAGCAAGAGCATGAGGAGGTAGACATTCTAAGAGACGAAATAACAACTCTTCAAATGAAACAATT ACAGCTATTGGGAAAGGATCTCACCGGTTTAGGCTTCAAAGAGTTGCAGAACCTGGAGCAACAACTAAATGAAGGGCTATTACTGGTGAAAGAGAAGAAG GAACAGTTACTGATGGAGCAACTAGAGCAATCAAGG GAACAACGAGCAATGCTTGAGAACGAAACTCTGCGGAGACAG GTCAATGAGCTTCGGTGTCTGTTTCCGCCGGTTGATTGTCAGCTTCCTGCTTATCTTGAATACTGCTCTCTTGAACAGAAGAATATTGGCATTAGAAGCCCTGATATAGCCTGCAACTCCGAAATTGAAAGAGGAGATTCAGACACCACCTTGCACTTGGG GCTGCCATCTCATGTTTATTGCAAGAGAAAGGAGGGTGAGAGAGATACTCATTCAAATGATTCAGGGAGCCAAATGGGCCTACTATga
- the LOC120091233 gene encoding agamous-like MADS-box protein AGL15 isoform X2 yields the protein MGRGKIEIKRIENANSRQVTFSKRRAGLLKKAQELAILCDAEVAVIIFSNTGKLFEFSSSGMKHTLARYNKCVESSETTVDVHKVEKQEHEEVDILRDEITTLQMKQLQLLGKDLTGLGFKELQNLEQQLNEGLLLVKEKKLLMEQLEQSRVQEQRAMLENETLRRQVNELRCLFPPVDCQLPAYLEYCSLEQKNIGIRSPDIACNSEIERGDSDTTLHLGLPSHVYCKRKEGERDTHSNDSGSQMGLL from the exons ATGGGTCGAGGGAAGATTGAAAtcaaaaggattgagaatgCTAATAGCAGGCAAGTTACATTCTCGAAGAGACGAGCTGGGTTGCTTAAGAAGGCTCAAGAGCTTGCTATTCTTTGTGATGCTGAAGTTGCTGTTATTATCTTCTCTAATACTGGCAAGCTTTTCGAGTTTTCTAGTTCTGG CATGAAGCATACTCTTGCAAGATACAACAAATGTGTAGAATCTTCAGAGACTACAGTAGACGTGCACAAGGTCGAG AAGCAAGAGCATGAGGAGGTAGACATTCTAAGAGACGAAATAACAACTCTTCAAATGAAACAATT ACAGCTATTGGGAAAGGATCTCACCGGTTTAGGCTTCAAAGAGTTGCAGAACCTGGAGCAACAACTAAATGAAGGGCTATTACTGGTGAAAGAGAAGAAG TTACTGATGGAGCAACTAGAGCAATCAAGGGTACAG GAACAACGAGCAATGCTTGAGAACGAAACTCTGCGGAGACAG GTCAATGAGCTTCGGTGTCTGTTTCCGCCGGTTGATTGTCAGCTTCCTGCTTATCTTGAATACTGCTCTCTTGAACAGAAGAATATTGGCATTAGAAGCCCTGATATAGCCTGCAACTCCGAAATTGAAAGAGGAGATTCAGACACCACCTTGCACTTGGG GCTGCCATCTCATGTTTATTGCAAGAGAAAGGAGGGTGAGAGAGATACTCATTCAAATGATTCAGGGAGCCAAATGGGCCTACTATga
- the LOC120091233 gene encoding agamous-like MADS-box protein AGL15 isoform X1, with protein MGRGKIEIKRIENANSRQVTFSKRRAGLLKKAQELAILCDAEVAVIIFSNTGKLFEFSSSGMKHTLARYNKCVESSETTVDVHKVEKQEHEEVDILRDEITTLQMKQLQLLGKDLTGLGFKELQNLEQQLNEGLLLVKEKKEQLLMEQLEQSRVQEQRAMLENETLRRQVNELRCLFPPVDCQLPAYLEYCSLEQKNIGIRSPDIACNSEIERGDSDTTLHLGLPSHVYCKRKEGERDTHSNDSGSQMGLL; from the exons ATGGGTCGAGGGAAGATTGAAAtcaaaaggattgagaatgCTAATAGCAGGCAAGTTACATTCTCGAAGAGACGAGCTGGGTTGCTTAAGAAGGCTCAAGAGCTTGCTATTCTTTGTGATGCTGAAGTTGCTGTTATTATCTTCTCTAATACTGGCAAGCTTTTCGAGTTTTCTAGTTCTGG CATGAAGCATACTCTTGCAAGATACAACAAATGTGTAGAATCTTCAGAGACTACAGTAGACGTGCACAAGGTCGAG AAGCAAGAGCATGAGGAGGTAGACATTCTAAGAGACGAAATAACAACTCTTCAAATGAAACAATT ACAGCTATTGGGAAAGGATCTCACCGGTTTAGGCTTCAAAGAGTTGCAGAACCTGGAGCAACAACTAAATGAAGGGCTATTACTGGTGAAAGAGAAGAAG GAACAGTTACTGATGGAGCAACTAGAGCAATCAAGGGTACAG GAACAACGAGCAATGCTTGAGAACGAAACTCTGCGGAGACAG GTCAATGAGCTTCGGTGTCTGTTTCCGCCGGTTGATTGTCAGCTTCCTGCTTATCTTGAATACTGCTCTCTTGAACAGAAGAATATTGGCATTAGAAGCCCTGATATAGCCTGCAACTCCGAAATTGAAAGAGGAGATTCAGACACCACCTTGCACTTGGG GCTGCCATCTCATGTTTATTGCAAGAGAAAGGAGGGTGAGAGAGATACTCATTCAAATGATTCAGGGAGCCAAATGGGCCTACTATga
- the LOC120091232 gene encoding uncharacterized protein LOC120091232, with translation MVISLHPIDNLFSKLEDHRHHHDSEACSAAIQRFLSQISIRLNDVGFDFNKPTSEILSFSLIKQCFELLRIQHRAFAKLLMEIDYPVRKHEGSSGDEFLKYTLKLLDLLNLISSCIAHLGQARLELSHALSLVEASPSSAIDRLKPIGTSSFNKEPIKEGENGEICVELEKSEKELVVCRALMIMKQIGLWVCGIVISGLSGDAEAFMEMRKSSGELGVSGLDRLDFTVHKAICESGVRLKEIKEVNDGVELLVASMAAGKRSDAAENLQKRLEALEKEIDDLRKEVDSLFSDVLEERSKLLDCLRQRNQ, from the coding sequence ATGGTCATTTCGTTACACCCAATTGACAATTTGTTCTCCAAACTGGAAGATCATCGCCATCATCATGACTCGGAAGCGTGTTCGGCTGCGATTCAGAGATTTCTCTCACAAATCTCGATTCGTTTGAACGATGTGGGGTTTGATTTTAATAAACCCACATCGGAAATCCTCTCGTTTTCGTTGATCAAGCAGTGTTTCGAATTGCTTCGTATTCAACACAGGGCGTTTGCGaagttgctcatggaaattgaTTACCCAGTTCGGAAACATGAGGGTTCATCAGGGGATGAGTTTCTTAAATACACATTGAAATTGCTTgatcttttgaatttgattagTTCGTGTATTGCTCATCTGGGTCAAGCTCGGTTGGAGCTTTCTCATGCTTTGAGCTTGGTGGAGGCTTCTCCTTCCTCTGCTATTGATCGATTAAAGCCTATAGGAACAAGCAGTTTCAACAAGGAGCCAATCAAGGAAGGTGAAAATGGAGAGATTTGTGTGGAACTTGAGAAATCTGAGAAAGAATTGGTGGTTTGTCGTGCTTTGATGATTATGAAGCagattggtttgtgggtttgtGGGATTGTGATTTCTGGATTGAGTGGAGATGCTGAGGCATTCATGGAGATGAGGAAATCATCTGGGGAATTAGGGGTTTCTGGTTTGGATAGATTGGATTTTACTGTTCACAAAGCAATTTGTGAATCTGGGGTGAGGTTGAAGGAAATTAAAGAGGTGAATGATGGAGTTGAGCTTCTTGTTGCTTCCATGGCGGCTGGGAAAAGAAGTGATGCAGCTGAGAATTTGCAGAAAAGATTAGAGGCTCTTGAGAAGGAGATAGATGATTTGAGGAAGGAAGTTGATTCTCTCTTCTCTGACGTTTTGGAAGAGAGAAGCAAACTGCTTGATTGCCTAAGACAGAGAAATCAATAG